In Plasmodium falciparum 3D7 genome assembly, chromosome: 8, the following proteins share a genomic window:
- a CDS encoding sporozoite invasion-associated protein 2: protein MNMYVIYYYFLILIFINSCHLYLSSENQKKTIATVHNNTRTNTLKKNNSNNNNTNDIFGLSPSEVPNLIDDEEEYEILEGVKNNSDLTRSTNIDHPSPSSTMIDLDNIITEISKLKKKKLKKEMNNKLEQQTNQNNNTIHHNNENEINTFTQNIKTNSNELKNQDSSNSLISTNSNTMDELLLYSTNSEDNLDISFGELQLYENSDEDTSDYEYVNEDYSVNHIFSNDTEESFNILEDVENISLSSSNRYQYSPIGPYKKKHTKVFENFKMTRNYDEFLKLYNLKDSSDNQEEYYELLAGEPFKLNSYYYRDVKYENVKKYIFKEIYDNIQNISTENKIIVSKKEELFFYFIKSLLKNNFICLSYEEEENLLSESKLLLEAMISKKIQ, encoded by the coding sequence atgaACATGTACGTAATCTATTActactttttaattttaatttttataaattcctGCCATCTATACTTATCTTCcgaaaaccaaaaaaaaactatTGCTACTGTTCATAATAACACAAGAACgaatacattaaaaaaaaataatagtaataataataatacaaatgatatATTTGGTTTAAGCCCCTCTGAAGTACCAAATTTAatagatgatgaagaagaatatGAAATACTTGAAGGAGTCAAAAATAATTCTGATTTAACAAGATCAACTAACATAGACCACCCCTCTCCTTCTTCTACTATGATAGACcttgataatataattacaGAAATctcaaaattaaaaaaaaaaaaattaaaaaaagaaatgaacaATAAATTAGAGCAACAAACAAATCAAAATAACAATACtattcatcataataatgaaaatgaaataaataccttcacacaaaatattaaaacaaattCAAATGAACTCAAAAATCAAGATTCATCAAATAGTCTTATTAGTACTAATAGTAATACGATGGATGAATTATTGTTATACAGTACTAACTCAGAAGATAATTTAGATATTTCTTTTGGTGAACTTCAATTATATGAGAACAGTGATGAAGATACAAGTGATTATGAATATGTTAATGAAGATTATTCCGTGaatcatattttttcaaatgaTACAGAAGaatcatttaatattttagaaGATGttgaaaatatatcattatcatcaagTAATAGATATCAATATAGTCCTATCGgaccatataaaaaaaaacacacaaaggtttttgaaaattttaaaatgacAAGAAATTATGACGAATTTCTTAAACTCTACAATTTAAAAGATTCTTCAGATAATCAAGAAGAATATTATGAATTGTTAGCAGGAGAACCTTTTAAACTTAATAGTTACTATTATAGAGATGTAAAGTatgaaaatgttaaaaaatatatatttaaagaaatttatgataatattcaaaatataagtacagaaaataaaataattgtatcaaaaaaagaggaactctttttttattttatcaaaagtttattgaaaaataattttatatgctTATCCTATGAAGAAGAGGAAAATTTATTGAGTGAATCTAAACTCTTACTAGAAGCTATGATatctaaaaaaatacaataa
- a CDS encoding CRA domain-containing protein, putative: MKNKLSTLFFITIFLILIFIDSAKGDERKNFWKSRFTAGRGNITNKPTEVNHPIKKEGENFLSVGKGDHDESRVMLLKELYQKDNELNIVRKKHKKYKSITVALASIIGMMLLRNIGSLLYDTVTRLNQKSNRVWML; encoded by the exons aTGAAGAATAAACTTtctacattattttttattacaatttttCTTATTCTGATTTTTATTGATTCAGCAAAAGGAGATGAAAGAAAGAATTTCTGGAAATCGAGATTTACTGCAGGTAGAGgcaatataacaaataagcCAACTGAAGTAAATCACcctattaaaaaagaag GTGAAAACTTTTTGAGCGTAGGTAAAGGTGATCACGACGAATCCCGTGTTATGCtcttaaaagaattatatcaaaaagataatgaattaaatataGTCCgcaaaaaacataaaaaatataaatctatAACTGTTGCTTTAGCATCCATAATTGGTATGATGTTATTGCGTAATATtggatcattattatatgataccGTTACCAGATTAAATCAAAAAAGTAACCGCGTATGGATgctttaa
- a CDS encoding sporozoite and liver stage tryptophan-rich protein, putative, producing MNLEQFKNINKDLATNLFSQLSFLKNENKFLSQGKSLIKFLIGIAIFLVVLIFIKSSHPALKEKKKKVLEFFENLVLNKKKKENITAAIASKELADAETTDTSDSEDEDHIINKKVKRRKRNIINNPDEKVHNVKEKNSKSKNEEDKTDESYNETSLLSSDEEGEVNLEDWKKNEWIKWMDETEEEWQLLKLWLEGEKNKWLEGKNKEYDIWLNHMNSKWTNYNKDIDEEYDSNVFKDSYKWNEKQWEQWMKTEGKEFMLQDFKRWLEDSEGYLKSWLIKQWIQWKNMKILECLMNEWRREEDEKWSNLEDTDQIRVLNHKDRKEWLRWKERVTREKLEWKHWVEMKENMNIYNKWKKWIKWKKNKLANFNEWSKNFIEKWIREKQWNNWINERKKYTSQRKSLEQQFGDNMDKMNKLKKKKILKFFPLFNYKSDLESIMEEDENEYNSFDENEEENDEKTGDVNVGKTEALNVAKTEGLNVGKTEDLNVAKTEDLNVAKTADLNAEKTTDLNSEKTADLNSDKTTDLNPEKTTNFNTYKATDLNANKTADLNSDKTTDLNSDKTTNFNTYRTTDLNSDKTTNFNTYKTDLYAEKTTDVNLGKTTNHNVAKTTDQKVVKHSLDHEVRQMIDQKVAQIMNHDLESTAEQKAEKKGGKAKAKTKVRTVDDDGNEINV from the exons atgaatttagagcagtttaaaaatataaacaaagaTCTGGCTACAAATCTTTTTTCTCAactatcatttttaaaaaatgagaatAAGTTTTTGAGCCAGGGTAAATCTCTTATTAAATTTCTTATCGGAATAGCCATATTTCTAGTCGTtctcatatttataaaatcgTCTCATCCA GCTCTCAaagagaagaagaaaaaggtGCTAGAATTTTTTGAAAACCTTGTAttgaataagaaaaaaaaagagaatataACAGCAGCGATCGCATCCAAAGAATTGGCTGATGCTGAAACAACAGATACAAGCGATTCAGAAGATGAAgatcatattattaataaaaaagtgaaaagaagaaaaaggaatatCATAAATAATCCTGATGAGAAAGTACATAacgtaaaagaaaaaaatagtaaaagtaaaaatgaagaagataaaACAGATGAAAGTTACAATGAAACTAGCTTATTATCTTCTGATGAAGAAGGTGAGGTGAATTTAGAGGATTGGAAAAAAAACGAATGGATTAAATGGATGGATGAAACAGAAGAAGAATGGCAACTTTTAAAATTATGGTTGGaaggagaaaaaaataaatggcTTGAAGGGAAAAATAAGGAATATGATATATGGTTAAACCATATGAATAGTAAATGgacaaattataataaagatatagaTGAAGAATATGATTCAAATGTTTTTAAAGATTCTTACAAATGGAATGAAAAACAATGGGAACAATGGATGAAAACCGAAGGAAAAGAATTCATGTTACAAGATTTTAAAAGATGGTTAGAAGACAGTGAAGGATATTTAAAATCATGGCTTATCAAACAATGGATACAatggaaaaatatgaaaattctGGAATGTCTAATGAATGAATGGAGAAGagaagaagatgaaaaaTGGTCAAACCTAGAAGATACAGATCAAATCAGAGTATTAAATCACAAAGATAGAAAAGAATGGCTTAGATGGAAAGAAAGAGTTACTAGAGAAAAACTCGAATGGAAACATTGGGTAgaaatgaaagaaaatatgaatatatataataagtggaaaaaatggataaaatggaagaaaaataaattagctaattttaatgaatggtcaaaaaattttatagaaAAATGGATACGAGAAAAACAATGGAACAATTGGAttaatgaaagaaaaaaatatacatctCAAAGAAAAAGTTTAGAACAACAATTTGGAGATAATATGGataaaatgaacaaattaaaaaaaaaaaaaattttgaaatTCTTCCCactatttaattataaaagtgATTTGGAATCAATAATGGAAGAAGATGAAAACGAATACAACAGTTTTGATGAAAACGAAGAAGAAAACGATGAAAAAACAGGAGATGTTAATGTAGGAAAGACGGAAGCTTTGAATGTAGCAAAGACCGAAGGTTTGAATGTAGGAAAGACGGAAGATTTGAATGTAGCAAAGACAGAAGATTTGAATGTAGCAAAGACGGCAGATTTGAATGCAGAAAAAACAACAGATTTGAATTCAGAAAAAACAGCAGATTTGAATTCAGACAAAACAACAGATTTGAATCCAGAAAAAACAACAAATTTTAATACATACAAAGCAACAGATTTGAATGCAAACAAAACAGCAGATTTAAATTCAGACAAAACAACAGATTTGAATTCAGACAAAACAACAAATTTTAATACATACAGAACAACAGATTTGAATTCAGACAAAACAACAAATTTTAATACATACAAAACAGATTTGTATGCAGAAAAAACGACAGATGTTAATCTAGGAAAAACAACAAACCATAATGTAGCAAAAACAACAGATCAAAAGGTAGTAAAACATTCGTTAGATCACGAAGTAAGACAAATGATAGACCAAAAAGTAGCACAAATAATGAACCATGACTTAGAATCAACAGCAGAACAAAAAGCAGAAAAAAAAGGAGGAAAAGCAAAAGCGAAGACAAAAGTAAGAACAGTTGATGATGACGGAAATGAAATTAATGTTTAA
- a CDS encoding surface-associated interspersed protein 8.2 (SURFIN 8.2) encodes MLMVIEFDDPIKEPSDKRISINRFREVFVNYVEDTLEELANNTTNTYEKKCRDFNYFIDDVKDMFINHDLVKSTPEILKKVWESDIDKNLPGLMEKTTKNTCVRVAHDYEKEYRDLRKNLEDFCDEKIERLAKLKISNNYMNDCFDYNKWINEKRNEFITGMTGMDRRKKQMYLRKSDSCDLNNLANLFLNIICTRPRDVPGKPSSKDSGVKDKKKDDGSEEEVVKDDNGDTSKGTSSDGDKDKSVEDTYDVDISEDGSPNEDISIVIEEPAQCEEGDHCFDIIKFYESHKNGVPPIDINLSVRCPLNYHGIFRKGNKLYKSIENKSESNSMKRSSKRSIGSENEQAISDNTDMEIIIDGDPYSAPCFIPEEEPCRPSVQETEGGKTGKGIFPHSESSNNNVVPKTEVTLNFISPDRDRINPPERTYNLMNDGFMSTKNLLSVSGGNDIMYISHRSHAAPTNARLGRSTMTPKAEKSTLDDIKELIFSFPTNEAQKYESSSVTVPTSSTINQVNNDNVSTHTGSNENGTVQKKDEIPETNRKENKIYSYFFNSILAIFIIFIIYQIFMKESTFLWFSKNDKKRRIMKNIQEKVTKKMRKSDISEKFEKDIVDMKPTKSDIIRDRFIRNIYNVQYRNEFDEEIKDYIQLKYLIYDDEERTKKKKYHEEYEKKDFQDDVIKTEKDKIFLSKEREWKWKTIIEIHMEVLEDCKNEEWEKNKGDFLEICIEEFMKEDNEFNNNIKKNKDDLLINKNEDIYFSNVIEKQIGLWNKWIERHRYMIEKWKKEDWFCDLKETLKNEFEEQMDIGKVSFLYENNREYGKNFYLEKQKIIWKRWIARYVKHIDDYIIEIWFKRMMDELEKAQGNLGKSSCEKDEIINIESNHENLNFYKKKKKKLINKIWIQIHMMLLEEYKKEECKRSKNILLDNYIDILKRDGNEKKNMNILEILIEMKKKYISENEDYEKKVFKEDKVFEDYMGDWEYYEKNYINEKENDTYKQDDIKIKKYFLENPFVEMEKDMTERYMNNIYDNYLSKGYEQETIIKSIHEINDTKKSIEEFHKEEKYDDTEKKKEKWKTVIEIYMEVFNESKKDEWEECRGDFLQICLEEFLKTKDGINRDDNINEGDNINRDDNINEGDNINKGDNINKGDNINKGDNINKGDNINKDGYINETDYLYSEENIKGYDHINTYPINGDIKNKYLLERQKIIWLKCIKRNKYILEKWKNEEWFKKLKYNWNDEVNRKLHGNNLYDNVNTNNKRNPMIERQKIIWRKWIAKHVYNIDIMENEEWFKEFIKKYEKEDYDYISGTYEIQEEIKKKKLLSKVFIDIYMMVLEDFKEEECKKNKEIFLDTYIDELKKDSQSEKNKSMLNILDEIKSDIHIGYQKENMKEWKNKHWFEKLKKEWNIRENKNYDEIEKNKMEKIHFTVINNYMLEIQNAIMKKYWDDMEIQWIDYDNKTDWLKIAVQLSNNEKNVCNSRYDYIRNNNLYNKNKYMTIEEQDMKEVDTYDTYEKNLLFFERIIKMYMELLGEYKKADWDKNKGDFLKIALEEFVETKYEKQNDLRIIERINDNNNNEYDENYISIQQNLLWNKWIERKRYIIEKWKNEEWFEKLKSEWKKEQNKDIKQDQIQILIEKKENSVTDNYDNINILTEIEKILWRNWLRNQKSVMGKYKDQKWFKDVLYKYEKELKELENLKSDYLKNDISKIMDEELDMKNREYLIIQMWMEIHMMILEDCKKDEYINSEEIFLDACVEKLKNEKNEKYQNRMLEIIMNIKEKHMLSKKEYMKNEWKKKEKLFEIFKKNCISEQDKYILEEEIQKDIIKDIEKNKRYINNNDDIIKNGYIEKQKAICKKRVEKYLRHMDELSEENSFINFMTKDQIRNSNNNELEKLIKEEILKKILSTEMDMTFLDEFNKGEFMENSEDSINVDIKRKRKKKEKHIMENDDENIYKMENDDENIYKMEKEDNFININELELHKEFDNNNKVKLKELHTEFHKDEQEILSSQYENIENAMINDNENYDNSNYMKNIIEQKMIILKEYYNRKKYTL; translated from the exons ATGTTGATGGTCATTGAATTTGATGATCCTATTAAAGAACCTTCAGATAAACGAATTTCTATTAATAGGTTCAGAGAAGTTTTTGTTAATTATGTTGAAGATACACTTGAAGAATTAGCTAACAATACTACGAACAcgtatgaaaaaaaatgtcgtgactttaattattttattgatGATGTAAAGGATATGTTTATTAATCATGATTTGGTAAAATCTACTCCTGAAATACTTAAAAAAGTATGGGAAAGTGATATAGATAAAAATTTACCAGGCTTGATGGAGAAAACAACCAAAAATACTTGTGTTAGAGTTGCACATGATTATGAAAAGGAATATAGAGATTTGAGAAAGAACTTAGAAGATTTTTGTGACGAGAAAATTGAGAGATTAGCAAAATTAAAGATAAgcaataattatatgaatgattgttttgattataataaatggATAAACGAGAAAAGAAATGAATTTATTACCGGTATGACTGGTATGgatagaagaaaaaaacaaatgtaTTTACGAAAATCGGATTCATGTGATCTTAATAATTTagcaaatttatttttaaatataatctGTACCAGGCCTAGGGATGTTCCTGGTAAACCTAGTAGTAAAGATAGTGGAGtaaaggataaaaaaaaagatgacgGATCTGAGGAAGAAGTAGTTAAAGATGATAATGGTGATACTTCTAAGGGAACCTCGAGCGATGGAGATAAAGATAAATCTGTGGAGGATACATATGATGTAGATATTAGTGAGGATGGATCACCCAATGAGGACATATCTATTGTAATAGAAGAACCTGCACAGTGTGAAGAAGGTGATCATTGttttgatattataaaattttacgAATCACATAAAAATGGTGTTCCCCCTATAGATATTAATCTATCTGTTAGATGCCCTTTAAATTATCATGGAATATTTCGAAAAGGAAATAAACTGTACAAAtcaatagaaaataaaagcGAAAGCAATTCAATGAAACGTAGTTCAAAACGATCGATTGGTAGCGAAAATGAACAAGCTATTTCTGATAATACGGATATGGAAATAATTATTGATGGTGATCCTTACTCTGCTCCTTGTTTTATTCCTGAGGAAGAACCATGTAGACCTTCTGTACAAGAGACTGAAGGTGGAAAAACAGGAAAGGGAATTTTTCCTCATTCTGaaagtagtaataataatgtagtTCCAAAAACTGAAGTTACATTAAATTTCATATCACCTGATAGGGATAGAATAAATCCGCCTGAACGTACTTATAATTTGATGAACGATGGCTTTATGAGTACTAAAAATCTTTTATCAGTGAGTGGAGGTAATGATATTATGTACATTTCTCATAGAAGCCATGCAGCTCCTACTAATGCTAGGTTAGGAAGAAGTACGATGACACCTAAAGCTGAAAAATCTACATTAGATGATATTAaagaattaattttttcttttcctacTAATGAAGCTCAAAAGTATGAATCATCAAGTGTTACTGTTCCTACTAGTTCAACAATTAATCAagtaaataatgataacgtCAGTACACATACAGGAAGTAACGAGAATGGAACTGTACAGAAGAAAGATGAAATTCCAGAAACAAATAGAAAggagaataaaatatattcttattttttcaataGCATTTTagcaatttttataatatttattatttatcaaatttttatgaaa GAAAGTACCTTTTTATGGTTTtctaaaaatgataaaaagagaagaataatgaaaaatatacagGAAAAGGTAACtaaaaaaatgagaaaaagtGATATATCAGAAAAATTTGAGAAGGATATTGTGGATATGAAACCCACAAAAAGTGATATAATACGTGATAGgtttataagaaatatatataatgttcaGTATAGAAATGAATTtgatgaagaaataaaagacTATAttcaattaaaatatttaatatatgacgATGaagaaagaacaaaaaaaaaaaaatatcatgaAGAATATGAAAAGAAGGATTTCCAAGATGATGTAATAAAAACAGAAAaggataaaatatttttgtcaAAAGAAAGAGAATGGAAATGGAAAACCATTATTGAGATACATATGGAAGTATTAGAAGAttgtaaaaatgaagaatgggaaaaaaataaaggagaTTTTTTAGAAATATGTATAGAAGAATTTATGAAAGAAGATAATGAattcaataataatataaaaaaaaataaagatgattTGTTGATAAATAAGAATgaggatatatatttttcaaatgtaATAGAAAAACAAATAGGTTTATGGAATAAATGGATTGAGAGACATAGATATATGAtagaaaaatggaaaaaagaAGATTGGTTTTGTGATTTAAAAGAAACGTTGAAAAATGAATTTGAAGAACAGATGGATATAGGAAAagtatcttttttatatgaaaataatagaGAGTATggaaaaaatttttatttggaaaagcaaaaaattatatggaaAAGATGGATTGCAAGATATGTGAAACATATTgatgattatataatagaaatatGGTTTAAAAGAATGATGGATGAATTAGAAAAGGCACAAGGAAATTTAGGAAAATCTTCTTGTGAAAAGgatgaaattataaatatagaaagTAATCATGagaatttaaatttttataaaaaaaaaaaaaaaaaattaattaacaAAATATGGATACAAATACATATGATGTTATTAGaggaatataaaaaggaagaatGCAAACGAAGTAAAAATATCTTATTGgataattatatagatattttaaaaagagatggaaatgaaaagaaaaatatgaatattttagaaatattaattgaaatgaaaaagaaatatatatctgaaaatgaagattatgaaaaaaaagtatttaaAGAAGATAAAGTGTTTGAAGATTATATGGGAGACTGGgaatattatgaaaagaattatataaatgaaaaagaaaatgatactTATAAAcaagatgatataaaaattaaaaaatattttttagaaAATCCTTTTGTGGAAATGGAAAAAGATATGACAGAAcgttatatgaataatatatatgataattatttaagTAAAGGCTATGAACAGGAGACAATTATAAAATCCATACATGAGATAAATGACACAAAAAAATCAATTGAGGAATTTCAtaaggaagaaaaatatgatgacacggaaaagaaaaaggagaAATGGAAAACTGTAATTGAGATATATATGGAAGTGTTTAATGAATCTAAAAAGGATGAATGGGAAGAATGTAGGGGAGATTTTTTACAAATTTGTTTGgaagaatttttaaaaacaaaggATGGTATTAATAgggatgataatattaatgagggtgataatattaatagggatgataatattaatgagggtgataatattaataagggTGACAATATTAATAAGGGTGACAATATTAACAAGggtgataatattaacaagggtgataatattaataaggatggttatataaatgaaacagattatttatatagtgaggaaaatataaaaggatatgatcatataaatacatatccAATAAATGgagatattaaaaataaatatttattagaaaggcaaaaaattatatggcTAAAATGCATTAAgagaaacaaatatatattggaaaaatggaaaaatgaAGAATGGTTTAAAAAGCTGAAATACAATTGGAATGATGAAGTAAACAGGAAATTACAtggaaataatttatatgataatgtaaatacaaataataaaagaaatccTATGATAGAAAGgcaaaaaattatttggaGAAAATGGATTGCAAAgcatgtatataatattgacataatggaaaatgaagaatggtttaaagaatttataaaaaaatacgaaAAAGAagattatgattatataagtGGAACATATGAAATTCAagaggaaataaaaaagaaaaaattattgtcAAAAGTTTtcatagatatatatatgatggtATTAGAAGATTTTAAAGAAGAAGAatgtaaaaagaataaagaaatatttctTGATACTTATATAGATGAACTAAAAAAAGATTCGCaaagtgaaaaaaataaaagcatgttaaatatattagatgAAATAAAAAGTGATATTCATATAGGAtatcaaaaagaaaatatgaaggaatggaaaaataaacattggtttgaaaaattgaaaaaagaaTGGAATATAAGGGAAAATAAGAACTATGatgaaatagaaaaaaataaaatggaaaaGATACATTTTACtgtaattaataattatatgttagaaatacaaaatgctataatgaaaaaatattggGATGATATGGAAATACAATGGAtagattatgataataaaacgGATTGGCTAAAAATAGCTGTTCAATTAAGTAATAACGAAAAAAATGTATGTAACAGCAGATATGATTAtattagaaataataatttatataataaaaataaatatatgactATAGAGGAACAAGATATGAAAGAAGTTGATACATATGAcacatatgaaaaaaatcttttattttttgaaaggATTATCAAAATGTATATGGAACTGTTGggtgaatataaaaaagctGACTGGGATAAAAACAAAGgagattttttaaaaattgcTCTAGAAGAATTTGTAGAaacaaaatatgaaaaacaaaatgatttAAGAATTATTGAAAGAAtaaatgacaataataataatgaatatgatgaaaattatataagtataCAACAGAATTTATTATGGAATAAATGGatagaaagaaaaagatatataattgaaaaatggaaaaatgaAGAATGGTTTGAGAAATTAAAGAGCGAATggaaaaaagaacaaaataaagatataaagcAAGATCAAATACAAATTTtgattgaaaaaaaagaaaacagtGTTACTGacaattatgataatattaatatattaacagaaatagaaaaaatattatggaGAAATTGGTTAAGAAATCAAAAAAGTGTAATGGGAAAATATAAGGATCAGAAATGGTTTAAagatgtattatataaatatgagaAAGAACTAAAAGAAttagaaaatttaaaaagcGATTATCtgaaaaatgatatatcgAAAATAATGGATGAAGAATTAGATATGAAGAATAGAGAATATTTGATAATTCAAATGTGGATGGAAATCCACATGATGATATTAGAAGATTGTAAAAAGGATGAGTATATAAATAGTGAGGAAATATTTTTGGATGCTTGTgtagaaaaattaaagaatgagaaaaatgaaaaatatcaaaatagGATGCTtgaaattataatgaatataaaggaaaaacatatgttatcaaaaaaagaatatatgaaaaatgaatggaaaaaaaaagagaaattgtttgaaatttttaaaaaaaattgtatcaGTGAacaagataaatatatattagaagAAGAAATTCAGAAGGATATAATTAaagatatagaaaaaaataaaagatatattaataataatgatgatataataaaaaatggttATATCGAAAAACAAAAAGCTATTTGTAAAAAACGcgttgaaaaatatttaaggCATATGGATGAATTAAGTGAAGAAAATTcgtttataaattttatgacAAAGGATCAAATAAgaaattcaaataataatgaattagAGAAACTTATTAaggaagaaatattaaaaaagatattaagTACAGAGATGGATATGACATTCTTGGATGAATTTAATAAAGGTGAATTTATGGAAAATAGTGAGGATTCTATAAATGttgatataaaaagaaaaagaaaaaaaaaagaaaaacatataatggaaaatgatgatgaaaatatatataaaatggaaaatgatgatgaaaatatatataaaatggaaaaggaggataattttataaatataaatgaactgGAATTACATAAAGAGtttgacaataataataaagtaaaattaaaagaactACATACAGAATTTCACAAGGATGAACAAGAGATATTATCAAGccaatatgaaaatatagaaaatgcaatgataaatgataatgagaattatgataatagtaattatatgaagaatataattgaacaaaaaatgattattctaaaagaatattataacaGGAAGAAATATACactgtaa